One Xiphophorus maculatus strain JP 163 A chromosome 10, X_maculatus-5.0-male, whole genome shotgun sequence genomic region harbors:
- the LOC102219373 gene encoding alpha-tectorin-like isoform X7, with protein MAGRILLPLLLLSATAGVATQTTTASETTQAGISTQRQAGVSTQSQAGISTQRQAGVSTQSQAGLSTQRQAGVSTQSQAGVSTQSQAGISTQRQAGVSTQSQAGISTQRQAGVSTQSQAGLSTQRQAGVTSQSQAGMTNQSQAGLSTQRQAGVSTQSQAGVTNQSQAGLSTQQQAGVSTQSQAGFSTQRQAGVSTQSQAGLSTQQQAGVSTQSQAGVSTQSQAGVTNQSQAGLSTQRQAGVTSQSQAGLSTQQQAGVSTQSQAGFSTQRQAGVSTQSQAGVTNQSQAGFSTQRQAGVSTQSQAGVTNQSQAGFSTQRQAGVSTQSQAGVTNQSQAGLSTQQQAGVTSQSQAGLSTQRQAGVSTQSQAGLSTQRQAGMTNQSQAGLSTQQQAGVSTQSQAGLSTQRQAGVSTQSQAGMTNQSQAGLSTQQQAGVSTQSQAGLSTQRQAGVSTQSQAGVTNQSQAGLSTQRQAGVSTQSQAGLSTQRQAGVSTQSQAGLSTQQQAGVSTQSQAGVSTQSQAGMSTQSQAGVSTQRQAGVTPQSQGPLYPIAGTISSQSDDGSSPAISLLRSFNYFGQSYSQIYVNHNGDLTFDAPWYSYTPQRFPMYGSKDVIAPFWTDLDNRGNGDIYYIQYTSGSILQQVTQDINRYFPALNFQANWVFIATWHEVAYFPTTGTQTTFQAVLTTNGQYSFVLMNYGSIASTSRYVQAGYDTISSSHHFTIPGSFSSDATGPNSTFSLGSNVNVPGRWAFRVDHGSLVCNFNGQPVQLGDSFWSDSTCAQKCICTRAGLQCSNNPCSFSQICRPAAFQYSCQTVQRQTCTVTGDPHYYTFDNSVFHFQGTCTYVLSEQCQNGLPYYRVEGKNGHQGSTHVSWTVLVKVFVHDENIELVKGHQSQAKVNGSFVSTPFSLRNGSIQVYQSGFSVIISTDFGLMVSYDRFLYVRISLPYTYQNSTCGLCGNFNNRPEDDFRTREGEVVSSDVDFANSWKAAGDDEPGCDPHCSGLACAGCTAAQTALYRNSAHCGILENSTGPFAACHQQLPPRSFVDSCVYDLCVSGGYQPILCQALNVYSSQCQQNGIQPQSWRRSGFCEIPCPANSHFEAQGTGCPSTCVNPNSTNNCPLPNQESCVCNSGYLLSGGVCVPHSDCGCSFEGHYYRSGETVILDADCGRRCTCRFGSMTCSSHTCGQHESCRVEDGVRGCRPNSFATCWTRGPGSYNTFDGVMYQYPGACRLTLAKVMGSSDRTHFMITVEKVPQGPQGFSNVLKFEAQGTQVAIEMSNTSTVKVDGQLTRLPFSSGSNRIRIFQSSTHSVILRTAFGVTLQTVWPHFVRVTAPGVYSGLLGGLCGNYNADQNDDFRTPNGTLVTDSQMFGDSWRDGSLADHCVESRPRNPATNLRSSEYCGVLTSPTGPFTSCWAAVNPWQQVDACVEILQGSRDPASTLCEVLRDYALMCQHNDGSLGQWRNATGCVPTCPSNSHYELCGSSCPSSCPSLSFPFTCDTQCQEGCQCNDGFVLNGNQCVPPTSCGCFHDGRYRQAGEQFWDGEACQSFCTCNGVTGVVQCSPNSCGPQESCHVVGGEFGCHPNPHGTCSASGDPHYLTFDGKAYDFQGTCRYVLATVCNDTVDLHQFSVKAKNEPWFGLPVSITAEVVVDVLGYEVRMSRGNIGTVEVNGITRNLPIVFNGSLSIFGSGSQTFVNAAFGLSVMYDGSSTVSISVPPSYRGNMCGLCGNFNGNQTDDFHTPSGALSNTADAFGAAWKVPGNHTCSDGCGSSCAQCNDDRSARAQCEVIRAADGPFSFCHEEVDPAPYFSDCVFDVCVSGNRGSDLLCRALETYVSACQSANVRIYPWRQNTTCRTECPANSHYELCGTDCGHTCASSIDAACDHVCSEGCFCDEGFSRSGTSCVPVESCGCQHDGFYFNAGESFWTDGCSQQCECQAPNVLICSPSSCTPTQECTIRDGQLGCYDAMSTCTVLGDPHYITFDGALTHFQGSCSYVITESLRHSNNETQYKVVATNKHRGNNFVSFVSSVDIFLSNHPESAHVRLGPNKRVKVNGAEVSLPTTAGTFGQVMRQGSYIVFNAADVVVQFDGSSTLLVRMGRNYQNRVSGMCGNFNGDPNDDKVLPNGTLAQNDNQFGHSWKSETSQEGCGSTDQRSGDGLSDCRFIEEYKELCRVITNTSGPFSSCHLHSNPQPFFTSCVYDLCLYTPANGMLCSAVSAYEKTCTNLGLSIPNWRSPLRCAETDPCEQLDCAEYEWCGKKNGVYGCFCDEQHHRPNNESYDSNIECSSSSGTMSVSRCQLFEAGFHSSALHLHDSSCNGTLQDGRLIFHFDNDGHLCGTALRSNGTHFMYENTIQGHVDPHGGLISRERNLHLDFSCVYPLAQALSMAVGINPVESILRKKLPVGTGSYSVRMIPYEDEGFHFPLSTNGNIELEVDQMFYMEVRTEGVDQRQFATVLDSCWATPVNQANYPVRWDLIASQCPNPEDGTVEVIQNGVSTVSRFSFRMFSFTNHTQIYLHCSVHLCLLRNNNCRAHCYPGYHTLFKRDVSYHDSSALSIGPLVLVAQPNTGGLIQRNGVNRKISTSDGTGHLASIVTLIVSLLMTRILVN; from the exons ctGGATTGTCAACTCAACAACAAG ctGGAGTGTCAACTCAAAGTCAAG ctgGATTTTCAACTCAGCGTCAAG ctGGAGTGTCAACTCAAAGTCAAG ctGGAGTGACAAATCAAAGTCAAG ctgGATTTTCAACTCAGCGTCAAG ctGGAGTGTCAACTCAAAGTCAAG ctGGAGTGACAAATCAAAGTCAAG ctgGATTTTCAACTCAGCGTCAAG ctGGAGTGTCAACTCAAAGTCAAG ctGGAGTGACAAATCAAAGTCAAG ctGGATTGTCAACTCAACAACAAG ctGGAGTGACATCTCAAAGTCAAG ctgGATTGTCAACTCAGCGTCAAG ctGGAGTGTCAACACAAAGTCAAG ctgGATTGTCAACTCAGCGTCAAG ctGGAATGACAAATCAAAGTCAAG ctGGATTGTCAACTCAACAACAAG ctGGAGTGTCAACTCAAAGTCAAG ctgGATTGTCAACTCAGCGTCAAG ctGGAGTGTCAACTCAAAGTCAAG ctGGAATGACAAATCAAAGTCAAG ctgGATTGTCAACTCAACAACAAG ctGGAGTGTCAACACAAAGTCAAG ctgGATTGTCAACTCAGCGTCAAG ctGGAGTGTCAACTCAAAGTCAAG ctGGAGTGACAAATCAAAGTCAAG ctgGATTGTCAACTCAGCGTCAAG ctGGAGTGTCAACACAAAGTCAAG ctgGATTGTCAACTCAGCGTCAAG ctGGAGTGTCAACTCAAAGTCAAG ctGGATTGTCAACTCAACAACAAG ctGGAGTGTCAACTCAAAGTCAAG ctGGAGTGTCAACTCAAAGTCAAG CTGGAATGTCAACTCAAAGTCAAG ctgGAGTATCAACTCAGCGTCAAG CTGGAGTGACACCTCAAAGTCAAG gaCCCCTCTACCCAATTGCTGGAACAATAAGCTCTCAATCAGATGATGGAAGCTCACCTGCAATTTCACTCCTACGATCCTTTAACTATTTTGGACAGTCTTACTCTCAGATTTAC GTGAACCACAACGGAGATCTGACCTTTGATGCACCATGGTATAGTTATACTCCTCAACGTTTTCCAATGTATGGAAGCAAAGACGTCATTGCTCCGTTCTGGACTGATTTAGACAACAGAGGAAATGGTGATATCTACTATATTCAGTACACCAGCGGCTCTATTCTCCAACAAGTTACACAGGACATCAATAGATACTTCCCAGCTCTTAACTTTCAGGCAAACTGGGTCTTCATAGCAACATGGCATGAAGTTGCCTATTTTCCAACAACTGGAACA CAAACAACCTTTCAGGCAGTCTTGACTACCAATGGCCAATATTCATTTGTGCTGATGAATTATGGCTCAATAGCCTCCACGTCAAGATATGTACAG GCTGGATACGATACGATCAGTTCCTCTCACCACTTCACCATCCCTGGATCATTCTCTAGTGACGCAACCGGACCTAACTCAACTTTTAGTCTTGGCAGTAATGTCAACGTACCCGGTCGCTGGGCCTTCCGTGTCGATCATGGATCATTAGTCTGTAATTTTAATG gtcaACCTGTTCAACTTGGTGACTCTTTCTGGAGTGACAGCACCTGTGCACAGAAATGCATCTGCACCAGAGCAGGGCTGCAATGCTCCAACAATCCCTGCTCCTTCTCCCAAATCTGTCGGCCAGCTGCCTTTCAGTACTCCTGCCAGACTGTGCAAAGACAAACCTGCACCGTCACTGGAGATCCACATTACTACACCTTTGACAACTCAGTGTTTCACTTTCAAGGCACATGCACTTACGTTCTGTCAGAGCAGTGTCAGAACGGACTGCCCTACTACAGAGTGGAGGGGAAGAATGGGCATCAGGGTAGCACTCATGTTTCATGGACAGTACTGGTCAAAGTCTTTGTTCATGATGAAAATATCGAGCTGGTTAAAGGACATCAAAGTCAGGCCAAG GTCAACGGAAGCTTTGTATCAACTCCGTTTTCCCTCAGAAACGGCTCTATCCAGGTTTATCAGTCAGGTTTCTCTGTGATCATCAGCACTGACTTTGGCCTGATGGTTTCTTATGACAGGTTTTTATATGTCCGAATCAGTTTGCCCTACACTTACCAAAATAGCACATGTGGGCTCTGCGGAAACTTCAACAATCGCCCTGAGGATGACTTTCGAACCCGTGAAGGTGAAGTGGTGAGCTCTGATGTGGATTTTGCCAACAGCTGGAAAGCTGCTGGTGATGATGAGCCTGGCTGTGATCCTCATTGTTCAGGTCTGGCCTGTGCTGGCTGCACAGCAGCTCAGACAGCACTGTACAGAAACTCTGCCCACTGTGGTATTCTTGAGAACAGCACAGGTCCGTTTGCTGCATGCCATCAACAACTTCCTCCAAGATCTTTTGTGGACAGCTGTGTGTATGATCTCTGTGTCAGTGGAGGGTATCAACCCATTCTGTGCCAAGCCCTAAATGTCTACTCAAGTCAGTGTCAACAAAATGGGATCCAGCCGCAAAGCTGGCGGCGTTCTGGCTTCTGTG AAATCCCCTGCCCAGCCAATAGCCACTTTGAGGCCCAGGGTACAGGATGTCCATCTACATGTGTCAACCCCAATTCCACCAACAACTGCCCCCTCCCAAACCAAGAGAGCTGTGTCTGCAATTCAGGCTACCTCCTGAGTGGAGGGGTCTGTGTCCCTCATTCTGACTGTGGCTGCAGCTTTGAGGGTCACTACTACCGCTCAGGAGAAACTGTCATACTGGATGCAGACTGTGGGAGGCGCTGTACATGCAGATTTGGCTCCATGACTTGCAGCTCTCACACCTGTGGCCAACATGAGTCCTGCAGGGTGGAGGATGGAGTAAGAGGTTGCAGACCAAACAGCTTTGCAACATGTTGGACAAGAGGCCCAGGATCATACAATACATTTGATGGAGTGATGTATCAGTACCCTGGAGCATGTCGCCTGACCCTTGCCAAAGTTATGGGATCCTCTGATCGCACACACTTCATGattactgtggaaaaagttcctCAGGGGCCACAGGGTTTCTCTAATGTGCTAAAATTTGAGGCACAGGGAACACAAGTTGCTATTGAGATGTCAAATACTAGCACCGTTAAG GTTGATGGCCAACTGACCAGACTGCCATTCAGCTCTGGATCCAACAGAATCCGTATCTTCCAAAGCAGCACTCACAGTGTCATCCTTCGCACAGCCTTTGGTGTAACTCTGCAGACTGTCTGGCCTCATTTTGTCCGTGTCACTGCACCAGGTGTCTACAGTGGTTTATTAGGTGGACTTTGTGGAAACTACAATGCTGACCAGAATGACGATTTCCGTACACCCAATGGTACTCTAGTCACTGACTCCCAGATGTTTGGGGACAGTTGGCGAGATGGCTCCCTGGCAGATCACTGTGTGGAAAGCAGACCTCGTAATCCTGCAACCAATTTACGTTCCAGTGAGTACTGTGGAGTTCTTACTTCACCCACTGGGCCCTTTACATCATGCTGGGCTGCAGTGAACCCCTGGCAGCAGGTAGATGCATGTGTAGAAATCCTCCAAGGCTCCAGAGATCCAGCATCAACGCTGTGTGAGGTCCTCCGAGATTATGCACTGATGTGTCAACATAACGATGGATCCTTGGGACAGTGGAGGAATGCAACTGGCTGTG TACCAACCTGTCCATCAAACAGTCATTATGAACTCTGTGGAAGTTCATGTCCGTCTTCCTGCCCCAGCCTCTCCTTCCCCTTCACCTGTGACACTCAGTGCCAGGAGGGATGCCAGTGTAATGATGGGTTTGTCCTCAATGGTAACCAGTGTGTGCCTCCAACATCCTGTGGATGCTTTCATGATGGACGATATCGGCAAGCTGGAGAACAGTTCTGGGATGGAGAAGCATGTCAGAGCTTTTGCACCTGTAATGGTGTAACTGGTGTAGTCCAATGTTCCCCAAATTCATGTGGACCTCAGGAGTCCTGCCATGTTGTGGGGGGTGAGTTTGGCTGCCATCCCAACCCTCATGGCACCTGCTCGGCCTCTGGAGACCCTCACTACCTGACCTTTGATGGCAAGGCTTATGACTTCCAGGGAACCTGCCGCTATGTTCTGGCAACAGTGTGCAATGACACTGTGGACCTTCACCAGTTTTCTGTGAAAGCAAAGAATGAACCGTGGTTTGGACTGCCAGTTTCTATCACGGCTGAAGTGGTTGTTGATGTCTTGGGCTATGAAGTGCGTATGTCGAGAGGCAACATTGGTACTGTGGAG GTGAATGGAATCACAAGAAACCTGCCCATTGTTTTCAATGGAAGCCTGTCAATTTTTGGAAGTGGATCTCAAACATTTGTCAACGCAGCTTTTGGACTGAGCGTCATGTATGATGGAAGTAGCACAGTGTCCATTTCGGTGCCCCCAAGCTACAG AGGAAACATGTGTGGACTTTGTGGAAACTTCAATGGAAATCAAACTGATGATTTCCACACTCCAAGTGGAGCATTGTCCAACACTGCAGATGCTTTTGGGGCAGCTTGGAAGGTTCCTGGAAACCACACCTGTAGTGACGGCTGTGGCTCTTCATGCGCACAATGCAATGATGACCGATCTGCCAGGGCCCAGTGTGAGGTGATCCGGGCAGCTGACGGCCCCTTCAGCTTCTGCCACGAGGAGGTGGATCCAGCACCATATTTCAGTGACTGCGTCTTTGATGTCTGCGTGTCGGGAAATCGAGGCAGTGATCTCCTGTGCAGGGCTCTAGAGACATACGTCAGTGCCTGTCAGTCTGCTAATGTCCGAATCTACCCTTGGAGACAAAACACCACTTGCA gaACTGAGTGCCCAGCCAACAGCCATTATGAGCTGTGTGGAACAGACTGCGGCCACACCTGTGCCAGCAGCATTGATGCTGCCTGTGACCATGTTTGCTCTGAGGGATGTTTCTGTGATGAAGGTTTTTCCAGGAGTGGAACAAGCTGTGTGCCTGTGGAGAGCTGTGGCTGTCAGCATGACGGCTTCTATTTCAAT GCCGGTGAGTCCTTCTGGACAGACGGTTGCTCCCAACAGTGTGAATGTCAAGCGCCCAATGTCCTGATCTGCAGTCCCTCATCATGCACTCCTACACAAGAGTGCACCATCAGAGATGGCCAGCTGGGCTGTTACGACGCCATGTCTACCTGTACTGTATTGGGTGACCCACACTACATCACCTTCGATGGAGCCCTAACTCATTTCCAGGGATCATGCTCTTACGTCATCACTGAAAGCTTGAGACACAGCAACAATGAAACTCAGTACAAAGTCGTGGCCACCAACAAGCACAGAGGAAACAACTTTGTGTCTTTCGTGTCATCAGTTGATATATTCCTCTCAAATCATCCAGAGAGTGCTCATGTCAGACTCGGACCGAACAAGAGAGTCAag GTAAATGGAGCAGAGGTTTCTCTTCCCACCACTGCAGGAACTTTTGGTCAGGTGATGAGGCAGGGAAGTTACATAGTGTTTAATGCTGCTGATGTCGTAGTCCAGTTTGATGGCTCCAGTACTTTACTGGTCAGGATGGGCCGCAACTACCAGAACAGAGTTAGTGGAATGTGTGGGAACTTCAATGGTGATCCCAATGATGACAAAGTTTTGCCCAATGGTACTTTGGCCCAAAACGACAACCAGTTTGGCCACAGCTGGAAATCAGAGACAAGCCAAGAAGG ATGTGGATCCACTGATCAGAGAAGTGGTGATGGACTAAGTGACTGCCGCTTCATAGAAGAatacaaagaactctgcagagTCATCACCAACACCAGTGGCCCATTCAGTTCTTGTCACCTGCATTCAAACCCCCAACCAtttttcacttcctgtgtttacGATCTCTGCCTCTATACACCAGCCAATGGCATGCTGTGTTCTGCTGTCTCTGCTTATGAGAAAACCTGCACCAATTTGGGCCTTAGCATCCCCAACTGGCGCTCTCCTTTGCGTTGTG CTGAGACTGACCCCTGTGAACAGCTGGACTGCGCAGAGTATGAGTGGTGTGGTAAGAAAAATGGTGTGTACGGCTGCTTCTGTGACGAGCAACATCATCGACCCAACAATGAGAGCTACG ACTCAAACATTGAATGCTCCAGCAGTTCTGGCACCATGTCAGTGTCTCGCTGCCAGCTGTTTGAAGCGGGCTTCCACTCCAGTGCTCTCCATCTCCATGACAGCTCTTGCAACGGGACTCTCCAGGACGGACGACTCATCTTCCATTTTGACAATGACGGCCATCTGTGTGGGACAGCTCTTAGG AGCAATGGAACTCACTTCATGTATGAGAACACTATTCAAGGGCATGTGGATCCTCATGGAGGTTTGATTAGCCGTGAGAGGAATCTTCATCTGGATTTCTCCTGTGTTTACCCTCTGGCTCAGGCTCTGTCAATGGCTGTGGGCATCAACCCTGTGGAGAG CATTTTGAGGAAGAAGCTTCCTGTTGGCACTGGATCTTATAGTGTGAGGATGATCCCCTATGAGGATGAAGGCTTCCACTTCCCCTTGAGCACTAATGGAAACATAGAACTGGAAGttgatcaaatgttttacatgGAGGTGCGAACAGAAGGGGTGGATCAGCGCCAGTTTGCCACAGTTCTGGACTCTTGCTGGGCCACGCCAGTCAACCAAGCAAACTATCCTGTCCGCTGGGATCTCATTGCTTCGCA GTGTCCTAATCCAGAAGATGGAACCGTAGAGGTGATTCAGAACGGTGTCTCCACTGTGTCTCGTTTCTCCTTCAGGATGTTCAGCTTCACCAACCACACACAGATTTACTTGCACTGCAGTGTCCACTTGTGTCTTTTGAGAAACAACAACTGCAGAGCT cattgCTACCCGGGTTACCACACTCTATTCAAGAGGGACGTATCTTACCATGACTCTTCAGCTCTGTCAATTGGACCACTGGTGCTTGTGGCACAACCAAACACTG GTGGACTAATCCAAAGAAACGGTGTGAATCGAAAGATATCGACGTCAGATGGTACAGGCCATCTGGCATCAATTGTTACCCTGATTGTCAGTTTGCTGATGACCAGAATTCTGGTCAATTAA